The DNA sequence ATCTTACACAGGGGAGTATTCCTAAGCATATACTATCCATGTCTTTGCCGACGATGTCGGGGCTCATGCTTCAAGGGCTCTACGATATCGTCGATATGATATGGATTGGGCAGATATCATATCAGGCGGTTGCCGCAATTACGATATTCGCCTCTATTTTCTGGATTTTTGAAGTACTCAACGAGATCATAGGGATGAGCTCGGTTTCACTTATTTCCCAGAGCTACGGTGCAGGGGATATAAAGCGGACGGCGGTTGCCGCCGAGCAGACTATCACGTGTAAATTTCTCATTGCATCCCTTGCGGCTATTCTGCTTTGCATCTTCCTTAAGCCCATGTTGCACCTGTTTACCGATGATCGGCTTGTCACCGAATACGCAAAGGCTTACGGATACCTTCGGGCCGCAACCATCCCCATATTTTTCTCTTCCTTCAGCGTGAATACCATATTTCGTTGTACCGGTGATGCAAAAACTCCGATGTTTCTGCTTATCGGATCTGCGGTGATCAATATCATTCTGGATCCCATCCTCATGTTCGATTCGATTCCCGGAACCTCGCTGCCCGGCGCCGGTTTGGGAATGTTCGGCGCCGCCCTTGCCACGGTTCTTGCAAATGTGGTGGCTCTTGGAATCGGTATGCTGCTTTTGCTCTCTGGGAAGAGTGGTGTCCACATATCACCGAAAAGGCTTTTTCGTCTTGTTCCTGTGATGGATAAGAAATTGCTTACCATCGGGCTTCCTTCCGGATTCGAAATGCTGTTCAGAAATACGGCAAACACCGTCTTCATCAAAATGGTCGGTGTATACGGCACCGCTGCTGTGGCGTTGATCGGGGTGGGCCTGCGTATCTACTCGTTTATCTTTATGCCGATTATGGGGATCGTGATGGGATCCGGCACCATCGCCGGACAAAACCTTGGTGCGAATCAGATCGACCGAAGCCGTGCGACGGCATGGTATTCTTCCTTGATTGGGTCCCTCCTCACCGCTGTTTTGATTACCCTTGTACTGCTCCGCCCACAAGTGGTCCTGGGTTGGTTTCTCACCGACCTTGATGAAATCAGACAAGGCGTGATCATGCTTTCTGTTGTGCTCCCTTCTCTTGTTATTGCCGCTTTTTCTTTGGGATGGGCTTCTGTTTTTTCCGGTTCCGGCTATACCATTCCCTTTCTCCTTAGTAGTTTCGTTGCCAAATGGGCGGTGATGATTCCCTATTCTGCAGTGGTCATCTACCGTTTTCACACGCCGCTTACCTATGTCTGGATCAGCTTTATCTTAAGTGAGATTGCGGAGATGATTGTGTTAGGAAGATTTTTTCATAAAGGGGCGTGGAAGTACCGGCGGGTATAGCTACCTGAATATCATCATACGATATGGAGGAGAATGTTCTCTTCTTTTATGGCTTTTGCTTCGGCTGAGGTGATTCTTTCGTCGGTTATTACCACCTTGACTCGTGAGAGATCACTAATAAGGAAATCGGTGCTTGTTCCGAATTTGGAGTGATCGGCCAGGATCATTACCTCTTTTGCACAATCGAGCATGATTCGCTTCGTCGCCGCTTCTCGTTCGTTGGAAGCGAAAATGCCCAGGGCCGGATCGATCCCGCAGACGCCCATCACTACTCTGTTCGTTTTTACTTTTTTCAGGACTTCGATGGCGGGAGAGCCGTATGTCGAATACGTGTTTCGTGAAGCATATCCGCCTATCAGGAGAATTTGGTTTTTTGCTTTTTTTTCTTTGGACAGGATGTTGCCGACACGCAAGGCATTCGTAATGACCAAAAGATTGTTTTTGTTCAGCAGGTACGACGCAAAAACAAAGGTGGTGCTTCCCCCATCGATTAATAGACTCTCTCCATTTGATATCATGGTGGAGGCGAAGCGCCCAATCCTTTTTTTTTCTTCCAGAAACTCTTTTTCTACTTGGGAGAGATCCGTTTGATTTTTTTCCGTCTCAATATTCCGCAGTATGATCCCCTCTTTTGTCCTATAAATCATCTTCAATTTTTCGAGTACGGCAAGATCTTTGTAGAGGGCCAAATCGGTATTACCCGTGAGTTTCTTTATCTTATCAAATTCGATAATCTGATTCTCTTTGATGAGCGATAATAATTGTTTTTGCCTATCGTTGATGTTTTCCATACTACTACATCTCGCTTAGCTGAGGTATGAAGCCGCCGACAAAGGCGTCTCCCAATCCAATGGTTGTCACGTTCTGTTCTTCCACCATAACGGAAGGTATACAACATCCTCTATCGCCAACAATTGATGCAAAGGCGTCGGCAAATTTCTTTCCCGCTTCATCATCCGGAAGTGCGTAGGTTTCTTCGTATTGTGCAGGTTCGTTGAAAGAA is a window from the Sediminispirochaeta bajacaliforniensis DSM 16054 genome containing:
- a CDS encoding DeoR/GlpR family DNA-binding transcription regulator, translated to MENINDRQKQLLSLIKENQIIEFDKIKKLTGNTDLALYKDLAVLEKLKMIYRTKEGIILRNIETEKNQTDLSQVEKEFLEEKKRIGRFASTMISNGESLLIDGGSTTFVFASYLLNKNNLLVITNALRVGNILSKEKKAKNQILLIGGYASRNTYSTYGSPAIEVLKKVKTNRVVMGVCGIDPALGIFASNEREAATKRIMLDCAKEVMILADHSKFGTSTDFLISDLSRVKVVITDERITSAEAKAIKEENILLHIV
- a CDS encoding MATE family efflux transporter → MRDLTQGSIPKHILSMSLPTMSGLMLQGLYDIVDMIWIGQISYQAVAAITIFASIFWIFEVLNEIIGMSSVSLISQSYGAGDIKRTAVAAEQTITCKFLIASLAAILLCIFLKPMLHLFTDDRLVTEYAKAYGYLRAATIPIFFSSFSVNTIFRCTGDAKTPMFLLIGSAVINIILDPILMFDSIPGTSLPGAGLGMFGAALATVLANVVALGIGMLLLLSGKSGVHISPKRLFRLVPVMDKKLLTIGLPSGFEMLFRNTANTVFIKMVGVYGTAAVALIGVGLRIYSFIFMPIMGIVMGSGTIAGQNLGANQIDRSRATAWYSSLIGSLLTAVLITLVLLRPQVVLGWFLTDLDEIRQGVIMLSVVLPSLVIAAFSLGWASVFSGSGYTIPFLLSSFVAKWAVMIPYSAVVIYRFHTPLTYVWISFILSEIAEMIVLGRFFHKGAWKYRRV